From the genome of Gracilibacillus salitolerans, one region includes:
- a CDS encoding YwhD family protein, with product MSEEKKKKSNAFTIMKDDSTDGHGGYGVGSVSLENISPVIIDPNEDRAFVDMGAMHARSEVERRVKFLPNKEDVPNGKLYWIVWVTVERGEIGPYYHGVTGCEIRVDRSIKRAYKSMPEHVNHMDKSMKGHMIVDHMDEKSQKLLADFLREFDPVMWKNSSDELKQALPE from the coding sequence ATGAGTGAAGAAAAGAAAAAGAAATCTAATGCATTTACGATCATGAAGGACGATTCTACAGATGGCCATGGAGGATATGGTGTTGGGTCCGTCAGTTTAGAAAATATCTCCCCCGTGATTATCGATCCGAATGAAGATCGTGCCTTTGTTGATATGGGAGCGATGCACGCAAGAAGTGAAGTGGAACGTCGTGTGAAGTTTCTCCCGAATAAAGAAGATGTGCCAAATGGCAAACTGTACTGGATTGTCTGGGTAACGGTAGAACGTGGTGAAATCGGTCCATACTATCACGGTGTAACCGGATGTGAAATCCGTGTCGATCGTTCCATTAAACGTGCCTATAAATCAATGCCAGAACATGTGAACCATATGGATAAATCAATGAAAGGGCACATGATTGTCGACCATATGGATGAGAAATCACAAAAGTTACTCGCGGATTTCTTGCGGGAATTCGATCCTGTGATGTGGAAAAATTCATCCGATGAATTAAAACAAGCTTTACCTGAATAA
- a CDS encoding 2-hydroxymuconate tautomerase, giving the protein MFKSEFSSSLFPSFCFYDTIIGYKKCPLFVSDTFIFKKERIHMPYVTVQMLEGRSDEQRKALIEKVTDAVVETTGATREKVVVFVEDIDKRNYGVGGKRLVD; this is encoded by the coding sequence ATGTTTAAAAGTGAGTTTTCATCTTCTTTGTTTCCCTCTTTTTGCTTTTACGATACAATTATAGGGTACAAAAAGTGTCCCCTATTTGTTTCGGATACTTTTATTTTTAAAAAGGAGAGGATACATATGCCATACGTAACAGTTCAAATGCTAGAAGGCAGATCAGATGAACAGCGTAAAGCTTTGATTGAAAAAGTAACAGATGCAGTTGTTGAGACTACTGGTGCAACTCGCGAGAAGGTTGTCGTGTTTGTCGAGGATATTGACAAGCGTAATTATGGAGTTGGCGGCAAGCGTTTAGTTGACTGA
- a CDS encoding DUF4083 domain-containing protein — protein MIYASIGGLQIGDMFFALVSFVTFVAVIAFIILLIFRTIKSGKKLERIEEKLDRLLEEKNNPSWWLPPKVRVLL, from the coding sequence TTGATTTATGCTAGTATAGGTGGACTGCAAATTGGGGATATGTTCTTTGCTCTTGTTTCATTTGTCACCTTTGTTGCAGTGATCGCATTTATAATCTTACTTATCTTCCGTACAATAAAAAGTGGGAAAAAATTAGAGCGGATCGAGGAAAAATTGGATCGACTATTAGAAGAAAAAAATAACCCATCCTGGTGGTTACCCCCAAAAGTTAGAGTTTTATTATGA
- a CDS encoding IS3 family transposase: MIATRKCVPKKVESFSRESECLPRKAQAKVAFELKEEGFRLKDILLVVGIPEATYHYHVKNFGIEDSDTELKKVITDLFKKFHERYGYKRITKELKKLGHSINHKKVYRIMRKLGLKCVKFMRKSRKYNSYKGNVGKVAKNRLSRRFSTPIPLQKLVTDITEFKCLGEEKLYLNPILDLYNGEIITFETKKRPTLDLVMEPLKDTIEIIKNHAAYRTTIHSDQGWHYQHNQWVRTLKENKVFQSMSRKATCADNASMENFFGILKQEMYYGEELVSYEELKSRIEEYIYWYNHERSKEKLAGLSPVEYRTQSTQSAS; encoded by the coding sequence ATTATTGCGACTAGAAAATGCGTACCTAAAAAAGTTGAGAGCTTTTCGAGAGAATCCGAATGCCTTCCACGAAAAGCACAAGCAAAGGTGGCATTCGAACTCAAAGAAGAAGGATTCCGATTAAAAGATATTCTCTTGGTGGTAGGCATTCCGGAAGCAACCTACCACTATCATGTGAAAAATTTTGGCATAGAAGATTCGGACACAGAATTAAAAAAAGTCATTACGGATCTATTTAAAAAGTTTCATGAACGTTATGGTTATAAACGGATTACGAAAGAATTAAAGAAATTAGGACATTCTATTAATCATAAAAAAGTGTATCGCATTATGCGGAAACTAGGGTTAAAATGTGTGAAATTTATGCGGAAATCTCGTAAATACAATTCCTATAAGGGGAATGTTGGAAAAGTAGCGAAAAACCGATTATCCCGCCGTTTTAGCACACCTATCCCTCTTCAGAAATTAGTAACCGACATTACAGAATTCAAATGTCTAGGCGAAGAGAAGTTATATTTAAATCCGATTCTTGACCTTTATAACGGAGAAATTATTACGTTTGAAACCAAAAAGCGCCCAACGTTAGATCTTGTCATGGAACCTTTAAAGGATACGATAGAGATAATAAAGAATCATGCAGCCTATCGTACCACCATCCATTCCGATCAAGGCTGGCATTACCAGCATAACCAATGGGTGAGGACACTAAAAGAAAATAAAGTATTCCAAAGCATGTCACGTAAAGCAACCTGCGCAGACAACGCTTCGATGGAGAATTTCTTCGGTATTTTAAAGCAAGAAATGTATTATGGGGAAGAATTAGTAAGCTATGAAGAATTAAAAAGCCGGATTGAAGAATATATCTATTGGTACAACCATGAACGATCAAAAGAAAAATTAGCTGGATTGAGTCCAGTTGAATACCGAACTCAATCCACCCAATCAGCTTCATAA
- a CDS encoding helix-turn-helix domain-containing protein, producing the protein MVKYSEEFKVKLVTEYLYGNLRYKSLTKKYNMPSTSPLKNWVRSYKVQGVDGLKRRNTKKEYSVQFKLDAVQFMLETGASYLETAVQFNLNNHSMIQRWLKAFRDQGIEGLKPRPKGKPSMSKKINKQKKKKRRS; encoded by the coding sequence ATGGTCAAATATAGTGAAGAATTTAAAGTAAAGCTTGTCACCGAGTATTTGTACGGGAATCTTAGATATAAATCATTGACGAAAAAATATAATATGCCCAGTACTTCTCCATTAAAAAATTGGGTGAGATCCTATAAAGTACAGGGGGTGGATGGATTAAAACGAAGAAATACTAAGAAGGAGTATTCTGTTCAATTTAAATTAGATGCGGTACAATTTATGCTAGAAACAGGTGCTTCTTATTTAGAAACTGCTGTTCAATTTAATTTGAACAACCATTCCATGATTCAACGTTGGTTGAAAGCATTTCGTGACCAAGGAATAGAAGGCCTGAAACCAAGACCAAAGGGGAAACCTTCTATGTCTAAGAAAATCAATAAACAAAAGAAAAAGAAGAGAAGAAGTTAA
- a CDS encoding YwgA family protein: protein MLDNHAKLVKVIAASEGIVGRKKLQKIIYIMKKLGLPFEEKYTFYFYGPYSEELSLRIEEITNLGFVSEVKEQKSNYYQYRYQVTEQGEDFLKHSNTELPLEESVVQEMKEQSSRFLELVATMLYFDQLPKPEVEQKVQEVKKKSNYTPEDIQEAWTFIDRLQK, encoded by the coding sequence TTGCTAGATAATCATGCAAAGCTTGTTAAAGTAATCGCAGCATCGGAAGGAATTGTCGGGCGCAAAAAGTTGCAAAAAATCATTTACATCATGAAAAAACTTGGACTACCTTTTGAAGAAAAGTATACGTTCTATTTTTACGGACCTTATTCAGAAGAGTTAAGTTTGCGAATTGAGGAGATTACTAATCTAGGATTTGTCTCAGAAGTTAAAGAGCAGAAGAGCAATTATTACCAATATCGTTATCAAGTGACAGAGCAGGGAGAAGATTTTCTCAAGCATTCCAATACAGAACTGCCTTTGGAAGAGTCAGTTGTTCAGGAAATGAAAGAGCAGAGTTCACGCTTTTTGGAGCTTGTTGCAACCATGCTATATTTCGATCAATTGCCGAAGCCTGAGGTCGAACAAAAAGTGCAAGAAGTAAAGAAAAAATCGAACTATACACCAGAAGATATTCAGGAAGCATGGACATTTATCGATAGATTGCAAAAATAA
- a CDS encoding HD domain-containing protein: MAYRDDQLHEEKVFKDPVHRYVHVRDLVVWDLIGTKEFQRLRRIKQLGTSFLTFHGAEHSRFNHSLGVYEIVRRILINFEDRPNWNREERLLCLCAALLHDLGHGPFSHSFEKVFKLDHEDFTRSIILGNTEVNQVLTKVSSEFPQKVADVINKTYHDKLVVSLISSQIDADRMDYLQRDAYFTGVSYGHFDMERILRVMRPVEDQVVIKESGMHAVEDYIMSRYQMYWQVYFHPVTRSAEVILTKILHRVKELYEEGYTFKVEPVPFASFFEEQVSLEDYIKLDEAVVLYYFQMWAEEDDPILSDLAYRFMNRRLFKYVEFNPNLQMNEWMELYQLFRDIDLDPEYYLVVDSSSDLPYDFYRPGEEEERLPIHLLMPNKELRELSRQSDIVEAISGKKRTDHKLYYPKDLIEKLPEDRPEKEKIKKILNKQES, translated from the coding sequence ATGGCTTATAGAGATGATCAGTTACATGAGGAGAAAGTATTTAAAGATCCTGTCCATCGTTACGTACATGTCCGGGACCTGGTAGTATGGGATTTGATTGGTACTAAAGAATTTCAGCGATTGAGACGGATCAAGCAATTAGGCACATCTTTTTTAACCTTTCACGGAGCAGAACACAGTCGTTTTAACCATTCACTGGGAGTTTATGAAATCGTTCGTCGTATTCTCATCAATTTTGAGGACAGGCCTAACTGGAATCGTGAGGAACGATTGCTATGTTTATGCGCCGCGTTGCTTCATGATTTGGGACATGGACCATTTTCCCATTCGTTCGAAAAAGTGTTTAAATTAGACCACGAAGATTTCACCCGATCAATTATTTTAGGGAATACAGAAGTTAATCAAGTGTTAACAAAAGTCAGCAGTGAATTTCCGCAAAAAGTTGCCGATGTTATTAATAAGACCTATCACGACAAATTAGTGGTCAGTTTGATTTCCAGTCAGATTGACGCGGACCGCATGGATTATTTGCAGCGTGATGCGTATTTTACCGGTGTAAGCTATGGCCACTTTGATATGGAGCGAATTTTACGTGTCATGCGTCCTGTAGAAGATCAAGTAGTCATTAAGGAGTCAGGCATGCATGCAGTAGAGGATTATATTATGAGCCGTTACCAGATGTATTGGCAAGTCTATTTTCACCCGGTTACCCGCAGTGCCGAAGTGATTTTGACGAAAATTCTCCACCGCGTTAAAGAATTATATGAAGAAGGCTATACGTTTAAGGTAGAACCGGTACCTTTTGCTTCATTCTTTGAGGAGCAAGTGTCGCTTGAGGATTACATTAAGCTGGATGAAGCAGTAGTCTTGTATTATTTTCAAATGTGGGCGGAAGAAGATGATCCGATTTTAAGTGATTTGGCGTATCGCTTTATGAATCGCCGGTTATTTAAATATGTCGAATTTAATCCGAATTTGCAAATGAACGAATGGATGGAACTTTATCAGTTGTTCCGCGATATTGACCTTGATCCGGAATACTACTTAGTAGTTGATTCCTCCTCCGATTTGCCGTATGATTTCTACCGGCCAGGAGAGGAAGAAGAAAGATTACCGATTCATTTGTTAATGCCGAACAAGGAATTACGTGAATTATCTCGTCAGTCTGACATTGTAGAGGCGATATCAGGTAAAAAACGGACCGATCATAAATTATATTATCCAAAAGATTTAATAGAAAAGTTGCCAGAGGATAGACCGGAAAAAGAAAAAATAAAGAAAATATTAAACAAACAAGAAAGCTAA
- a CDS encoding lipoate--protein ligase family protein — protein MKDWKQFFSDKKIRVIDHSDPDTLGTAMASFAVDDTLCESVGRSRNEVACRFWVHDNTVVLGIIDSRLPAVDDAVVFLQEKGFDVVVRNSGGLAVVLDREVLNFSFVVPDLAEMGIHSGYELMTAFVQDMYADLTDGIEAFEVVGSYCPGEYDLSIGGKKFAGISQRRVKKGIAVQIYICVRGSGAARAELVRDFYREGRSIDDERFAYPEVEPDTMRSLSELVGVELTVEESIDRVLRLLGDVEYTDLAGDELAIFEKRMTQMIERNQKALK, from the coding sequence ATGAAAGATTGGAAGCAATTTTTTAGTGATAAAAAAATAAGAGTTATTGATCATAGTGATCCCGATACGCTCGGGACAGCCATGGCATCATTTGCGGTCGATGATACGTTGTGTGAATCGGTAGGGCGAAGCAGGAACGAGGTTGCGTGTCGGTTCTGGGTCCATGACAACACGGTTGTTCTTGGCATTATCGATAGTCGATTACCAGCTGTGGACGATGCTGTCGTTTTTTTACAGGAAAAAGGGTTTGATGTTGTCGTTCGGAATTCGGGTGGTCTTGCCGTGGTGCTGGATCGTGAAGTCTTGAATTTTTCGTTTGTGGTGCCGGATTTGGCGGAGATGGGGATTCATTCTGGGTATGAGCTGATGACGGCTTTTGTGCAGGATATGTATGCGGATCTCACCGATGGAATTGAGGCGTTTGAGGTGGTTGGATCGTATTGTCCTGGTGAATATGATTTGAGTATTGGTGGGAAGAAGTTTGCGGGTATTTCACAACGCCGAGTCAAAAAGGGGATCGCAGTGCAGATTTATATTTGTGTGCGCGGCAGTGGAGCGGCTCGTGCTGAGTTAGTTCGTGATTTTTATCGTGAAGGGCGTTCGATAGATGATGAGCGGTTTGCGTATCCGGAAGTGGAGCCAGACACGATGAGGTCATTGTCAGAGTTGGTTGGTGTGGAGTTAACTGTCGAGGAAAGTATCGATCGTGTGTTGCGGTTATTAGGCGATGTCGAATATACGGACTTAGCTGGTGATGAGTTAGCCATTTTTGAAAAAAGGATGACACAAATGATTGAACGGAATCAAAAAGCACTTAAGTGA
- the menC gene encoding o-succinylbenzoate synthase, producing MHRLKMPLKFPFTNSITTIKKKDIIITELHDKDGFIGYGESVAFDAPWYTEETTHTVEYIIEHHLWPLIKAQQISHPAELKINNIRRNHMAKTAIEGAVWDLFAKRKQQPLYQAIGGTTNKIPVGAAIGLQSSDQQLIEKIEQALQQGYKRIKLKIKPENDLHTLEKVRSHFPTTPMMIDANSAYTINDIEHLKRMDQYHLMMIEQPLASDDFTDHAKLQQQLKTPICLDESIHTLADVQTAIALQSCKIISIKLAKVGGFTNAIQIHDYCQQHNIPVWCGGMLEAGVGRAQSLALATLPNFTLPADPGASNRYWHQDIITPEVEVNNGYVTLPQQPGIGYQVKLPSTDQKVLT from the coding sequence ATGCATCGTTTAAAGATGCCGCTTAAGTTTCCATTTACTAATAGCATCACTACCATCAAGAAAAAGGACATCATCATCACCGAGCTACATGATAAGGATGGATTCATAGGCTATGGGGAGTCGGTAGCATTTGATGCACCATGGTACACAGAGGAAACGACACATACGGTGGAGTATATAATTGAACACCATCTCTGGCCGCTTATCAAAGCGCAGCAGATCAGCCATCCGGCAGAGCTCAAAATCAACAACATTCGTAGAAATCATATGGCAAAGACAGCTATCGAAGGAGCGGTATGGGATCTTTTTGCAAAGCGCAAACAACAACCGCTCTACCAAGCTATCGGAGGAACCACCAACAAAATACCAGTAGGAGCTGCAATCGGACTGCAATCCAGCGACCAGCAGCTGATTGAAAAAATCGAACAAGCACTTCAACAAGGCTATAAACGGATCAAATTAAAAATCAAACCAGAAAACGACCTACACACTTTAGAAAAGGTACGCAGTCATTTTCCGACAACACCAATGATGATTGATGCCAATTCTGCCTATACAATCAACGACATTGAACATCTTAAAAGAATGGATCAGTACCATTTAATGATGATCGAACAGCCGCTGGCATCGGACGATTTCACTGATCACGCCAAGCTCCAGCAACAGCTCAAAACACCGATATGCCTTGATGAAAGCATTCATACCTTAGCAGATGTCCAAACAGCAATCGCGCTCCAAAGTTGTAAAATTATCAGCATTAAATTAGCAAAAGTCGGCGGATTCACCAATGCGATCCAGATACACGACTATTGCCAGCAGCACAACATCCCGGTCTGGTGTGGAGGGATGCTGGAAGCAGGTGTGGGGCGTGCCCAATCACTGGCATTAGCAACACTACCCAACTTTACCTTGCCAGCAGACCCAGGAGCTTCAAACCGCTATTGGCACCAGGACATTATCACCCCGGAAGTAGAGGTCAACAACGGTTATGTCACATTACCGCAACAGCCAGGCATCGGCTACCAAGTCAAGCTGCCATCAACGGATCAAAAAGTGCTCACTTAA
- a CDS encoding NERD domain-containing protein produces MIPQTPILSQQYRALLELLPEQHLEYPNIINHFRRQDAGQAGEDSLTFFLDQAQVPSLTCIKRLRLEHHSSFQLDWLVLGLGFRIIFEVKSHTGEIYFDAKSHQLTRIIDCIKEGFDESIANMLIYDPFSPLTTSSNYLLIASLSLSILTLSSAYMITQNINVY; encoded by the coding sequence ATGATACCCCAAACCCCCATTTTATCGCAACAATATCGGGCACTCCTAGAACTCCTTCCAGAACAACATCTTGAGTACCCCAACATTATCAACCATTTCCGGCGGCAAGACGCTGGGCAAGCAGGAGAAGACAGCCTCACATTCTTCCTCGATCAAGCACAGGTACCATCTCTAACATGTATCAAAAGGTTACGACTCGAACACCACAGCTCTTTCCAACTCGATTGGCTCGTTCTCGGATTAGGATTCCGTATTATTTTCGAAGTGAAAAGTCACACAGGAGAGATCTACTTTGATGCGAAATCCCATCAATTGACACGTATAATAGACTGCATCAAAGAGGGTTTTGACGAGTCGATCGCCAATATGCTAATTTACGATCCTTTTTCACCGCTCACAACATCATCCAATTACCTACTTATCGCTTCGCTGTCTTTGTCAATCCTAACGCTATCCTCCGCTTACATGATTACACAGAATATAAACGTATATTGA
- the pta gene encoding phosphate acetyltransferase produces MSDLFADIKGRLEGNTRKIVFPEGLDERILTAASQLKKDGLVEPVLVGLQEKIEQRAKELSVDLDGVEILDPSTYVEFDEMVTSFVERRKGKATEEDARNMLLDENYFGTMLVYMGKADGLVSGAAHSTADTVRPALQIIKTKEGIKKTSGVFIMVRDDEKYVFADCAINIAPDSQDLAEIAVGSADTAKLFNIDPRVAMLSFSTKGSAKSEETEKVAEAVNIAREKAPELTLDGEFQFDAAFVPSVAEKKAPGSVLKGDANVFVFPGLEAGNIGYKIAQRLGGFDAVGPILQGLNQPVNDLSRGCSSDDAYKLALITAAQALDAQ; encoded by the coding sequence ATGAGCGATCTATTTGCGGATATTAAAGGTAGATTAGAAGGTAATACTAGAAAAATCGTGTTTCCTGAAGGATTGGATGAACGAATATTAACAGCGGCCAGCCAATTAAAAAAAGACGGATTAGTAGAACCTGTATTAGTCGGATTACAAGAAAAAATAGAACAGAGAGCAAAGGAATTAAGTGTAGATTTGGATGGAGTGGAAATTTTAGATCCAAGCACTTACGTTGAATTTGACGAAATGGTTACGTCTTTCGTGGAACGTCGTAAAGGTAAAGCAACAGAAGAAGATGCACGTAACATGTTATTGGATGAAAATTATTTTGGCACGATGCTTGTATACATGGGCAAAGCAGATGGTTTAGTAAGTGGTGCTGCCCACTCCACAGCAGATACTGTACGTCCGGCATTACAAATTATTAAGACAAAAGAAGGCATCAAAAAAACCTCCGGCGTCTTTATTATGGTTCGTGATGATGAGAAATATGTGTTTGCCGACTGTGCGATTAATATCGCACCAGACAGTCAAGATTTAGCAGAAATTGCAGTTGGCAGTGCTGACACCGCAAAGCTTTTTAATATAGACCCTCGTGTAGCAATGCTTAGCTTCTCAACAAAAGGCTCAGCAAAGTCAGAAGAGACAGAGAAAGTTGCTGAGGCAGTAAACATTGCTAGAGAGAAAGCACCAGAACTTACATTAGACGGTGAATTCCAATTTGATGCAGCATTCGTTCCTTCCGTGGCAGAGAAAAAAGCGCCAGGATCTGTGCTAAAAGGTGACGCAAATGTATTTGTATTCCCTGGCCTGGAAGCAGGTAACATTGGCTACAAAATCGCCCAACGTTTAGGTGGTTTTGACGCAGTAGGCCCAATCCTGCAAGGTCTTAATCAACCGGTAAATGACCTATCACGTGGCTGTAGCAGTGACGATGCCTACAAATTAGCACTAATCACCGCAGCACAAGCATTAGATGCACAGTAG
- the hemQ gene encoding hydrogen peroxide-dependent heme synthase — protein MPEAVETMDGWYCLHDLRKIDWAKWKKASEEERRQAVDEIKTMLREWEEVSEARDGSHAFYSLMGQKADIILMILRPTMKELEEIELRFNKSKFAEFTTPSYSYVSVVELSKYMSKPQDNPEDNPGVRARLKPKLPEWDHICFYPMDKRREGNDNWYMLPMDERRQLMYEHSLTGRKYAGEIKQIITGSMGFDDWEWSVTLFAKDVLQLKKIVYEMRFDVVSARYGEFGPFYVGNLLKTDDIPAYLAV, from the coding sequence ATGCCGGAAGCAGTAGAAACAATGGATGGTTGGTATTGTTTACATGATTTACGAAAAATAGATTGGGCAAAATGGAAAAAGGCATCAGAAGAAGAGCGCAGACAAGCGGTTGATGAAATAAAGACGATGCTTCGCGAATGGGAAGAGGTCTCAGAAGCACGTGATGGCAGTCATGCCTTTTACTCGTTAATGGGACAAAAGGCAGATATTATTTTAATGATACTCCGCCCGACAATGAAAGAATTAGAAGAAATCGAATTACGTTTCAATAAATCTAAATTTGCCGAGTTCACAACTCCAAGTTATTCCTATGTATCGGTTGTGGAACTATCGAAATATATGTCAAAACCACAGGACAACCCAGAAGACAACCCGGGGGTCCGTGCACGATTGAAGCCGAAGCTGCCAGAATGGGACCATATTTGCTTCTACCCGATGGACAAGCGTCGTGAAGGTAATGATAACTGGTATATGCTTCCAATGGATGAACGTCGTCAATTAATGTATGAGCATAGTTTGACTGGAAGAAAATATGCTGGTGAGATCAAACAAATTATTACTGGCTCCATGGGCTTTGATGATTGGGAATGGAGTGTTACCTTATTTGCAAAAGACGTACTGCAACTCAAAAAGATCGTCTATGAAATGCGCTTTGACGTTGTAAGTGCACGATATGGAGAGTTCGGACCCTTCTATGTCGGCAACCTATTAAAAACAGATGATATTCCAGCTTATTTAGCTGTCTAA
- the gerQ gene encoding spore coat protein GerQ: MSQNQNQSQQQPVNMQPYTPQSYYGVQSGYGGYQYPYGQMPRMDQLGQLGQMGQMGQMAQNGQQQQPSVSDVPGMLPAEESYIENILRLNKGKKATVYMTFENNDRWNAKVFKGLIEAAGRDHIILSDTETGKRYVLLMVYLDYITFDEEINYEYPYNQTPGTVSYPPR, from the coding sequence ATGAGTCAAAATCAAAACCAGAGCCAACAACAGCCTGTGAACATGCAACCATACACTCCACAAAGCTATTATGGTGTACAAAGCGGCTATGGAGGATATCAATATCCGTATGGACAAATGCCCCGAATGGACCAACTGGGACAATTGGGACAGATGGGACAGATGGGACAGATGGCGCAAAATGGACAACAGCAACAACCTTCCGTTTCAGATGTACCTGGAATGCTTCCAGCAGAAGAATCTTATATCGAAAATATCCTAAGATTAAACAAAGGGAAAAAGGCTACTGTATACATGACGTTTGAAAACAATGACCGCTGGAATGCAAAGGTATTTAAAGGACTTATTGAAGCAGCGGGTCGTGATCACATTATTTTAAGTGATACGGAGACTGGTAAACGTTATGTATTATTAATGGTGTACTTAGATTATATTACGTTTGATGAAGAAATTAATTATGAATACCCATATAATCAAACTCCAGGGACAGTATCCTATCCGCCACGCTAA
- a CDS encoding DUF4190 domain-containing protein, with protein sequence MHQEPQRVIVEQQEGNGLAIAGLVLGIIGVVLNIIPFIPYILGVLAIIFGIVGLNKPVKRGVAKASLTLGIVTIVLKLLFWIGVILLGMAGNV encoded by the coding sequence TTGCATCAGGAACCACAACGAGTTATTGTGGAACAACAGGAAGGGAACGGGCTTGCAATCGCGGGGTTAGTGTTAGGAATTATCGGTGTTGTCTTAAATATTATTCCTTTCATACCGTATATTCTGGGTGTTCTCGCTATTATCTTTGGTATTGTCGGTTTAAACAAACCTGTTAAAAGAGGGGTGGCTAAAGCCTCGCTTACATTAGGCATCGTAACGATAGTATTAAAGCTTCTCTTTTGGATTGGTGTAATCCTTCTAGGTATGGCAGGAAATGTGTAA
- a CDS encoding DUF423 domain-containing protein: MKIFLLLGILNGFLAVALGAFGAHGLEGKLSEKMLATWEKAVQYQMFHTVALLATGLLMPKISAGSMASAGWFFFAGILLFSGSLYIYSTTQIKTFAMITPIGGLAFLIGWVLLGYAVIKYI, translated from the coding sequence ATGAAAATCTTTTTATTATTAGGTATTCTGAATGGTTTTCTTGCCGTTGCATTAGGCGCTTTTGGTGCACATGGTTTAGAGGGAAAATTATCAGAAAAGATGCTTGCTACATGGGAAAAAGCGGTACAATATCAAATGTTCCATACAGTTGCCTTACTTGCGACAGGGTTATTAATGCCTAAAATTTCAGCAGGTAGTATGGCGTCAGCAGGCTGGTTTTTCTTCGCAGGAATTCTTTTATTCTCTGGCAGTCTTTACATCTATTCGACGACGCAGATCAAAACATTTGCGATGATTACACCAATTGGTGGTCTAGCGTTTTTAATTGGATGGGTGCTGTTAGGCTATGCAGTAATCAAGTATATATAA
- a CDS encoding YwdI family protein, with amino-acid sequence MAITNQQILRKIIAECEQALQNETKVREHAKAVQSLTDLLLDQDNSTPARSTSTIKDLEWQKMVGQPAPKPSIKQEKKVEDDGANGDSLLDF; translated from the coding sequence ATGGCGATTACCAATCAGCAGATTTTGCGAAAGATAATAGCGGAATGTGAACAAGCACTGCAAAATGAAACGAAAGTAAGAGAGCATGCAAAAGCAGTACAATCTTTAACAGATTTATTATTAGATCAAGATAATAGTACACCGGCTCGATCTACAAGCACGATCAAAGACTTAGAGTGGCAGAAAATGGTCGGACAACCTGCGCCAAAACCATCGATAAAACAAGAGAAAAAGGTGGAAGACGACGGTGCTAATGGAGATTCACTACTTGACTTTTAA